A region of Procambarus clarkii isolate CNS0578487 chromosome 22, FALCON_Pclarkii_2.0, whole genome shotgun sequence DNA encodes the following proteins:
- the LOC123760625 gene encoding uncharacterized PE-PGRS family protein PE_PGRS46-like, with protein sequence MGMGCIINELNLMLHRWNSVCLVPCNRGEATDGGGRNLVTDGGGRNLVTDGGGRNLATDGGGRNLVTDGGGRNLATDGGGRNLVTDGGGRNLATDDGERNLATDGGGRNQATDGTSRNLATDGGGRNLATDGGGRNLATDGGGRNLATDGGGRNLATDDGERNLATDGGGRNQATDGTSRNLATDGGGRNLATDGGGRNLATDGGGRNLATDGGGRNLATDDGERNLTTDGGGRNLATDDGERNLTTDGGGRNQATDGGGRNLATDGGGRNLATDGGGRNLATDGGGRNLATDGGGRNLATDGGGRNLATDGGGRNLATDGGGRNLATDGGGRNLATDGGGRNLATDGGGRNLATDGGGRNLATDGGGRNLATDGGGRNLATDGGGRNLATDGGGRNLATDGGGRNLATDGGGRNLATDGGGRNLATDGGGRNLVTDGGVRNS encoded by the coding sequence atgggtatggggtgcataataaatgaactaaacctaATGTTACACAGGTGGAATAGTGTGTGTTTGGTGCCTTGTAATAGGGGAGAGGCCACGGACGGCGGTGGGAGGAACCTGGTCACGGACGGCGGTGGGAGGAACCTGGTCACGGACGGCGGTGGCAGGAACCTGGCCACGGACGGCGGTGGGAGGAACCTGGTCACGGACGGCGGTGGCAGGAACCTGGCCACGGACGGCGGTGGGAGGAACCTGGTCACGGACGGCGGTGGGAGGAACCTGGCCACGGACGACGGCGAGAGGAACCTGGCCACGGACGGCGGTGGGAGGAACCAGGCCACGGACGGCACTAGCAGGAACCTGGCCACGGACGGCGGTGGCAGGAACCTGGCCACGGACGGCGGTGGCAGGAACCTGGCCACGGACGGCGGTGGCAGGAACCTGGCCACGGACGGCGGTGGGAGGAACCTGGCCACGGACGACGGCGAGAGGAACCTGGCCACGGACGGCGGTGGGAGGAACCAGGCCACGGACGGCACTAGCAGGAACCTGGCCACGGACGGCGGTGGCAGGAACCTGGCCACGGACGGCGGTGGCAGGAACCTGGCCACGGACGGCGGTGGCAGGAACCTGGCCACGGACGGCGGTGGCAGGAACCTGGCCACGGACGACGGCGAGAGGAACCTGACCACGGACGGCGGTGGGAGGAACCTGGCCACGGACGACGGCGAGAGGAACCTGACCACGGACGGCGGTGGCAGGAACCAGGCCACGGACGGCGGTGGCAGGAACCTGGCCACGGACGGCGGTGGCAGGAACCTGGCCACGGACGGCGGTGGCAGGAACCTGGCCACGGACGGCGGTGGCAGGAACCTGGCCACGGACGGCGGTGGCAGGAACCTGGCCACGGACGGCGGCGGCAGGAACCTGGCCACGGACGGCGGTGGCAGGAACCTGGCCACGGACGGCGGTGGCAGGAACCTGGCCACGGACGGCGGTGGCAGGAACCTGGCCACGGACGGCGGTGGCAGGAACCTGGCCACGGACGGCGGCGGGAGGAACCTGGCCACGGACGGCGGTGGCAGGAACCTGGCCACGGACGGCGGTGGCAGGAACCTGGCCACGGACGGCGGTGGCAGGAACCTGGCCACGGACGGCGGTGGCAGGAACCTGGCCACGGACGGCGGTGGCAGGAACCTGGCCACGGACGGCGGTGGCAGGAACCTGGCCACGGACGGCGGTGGCAGGAACCTGGCCACGGACGGCGGTGGCAGGAACCTGGCCACGGACGGCGGTGGCAGGAACCTGGTCACGGACGGCGGAGTAAGAAACAGTTAA
- the LOC123760620 gene encoding cGMP-dependent protein kinase 1: MPQFMKDADECIQKMGSVELQDLLNKKNDTIRHLEAKLKVKDNEIVELKSQLDKFQSVMLFATGAAAGNSKVRARKTRAQGISAEPQTLKTVQELAILGQTTFPEVPKSSR; this comes from the coding sequence ATGCCGCAATTCATGAAAGATGCCGATGAGTGTATTCAGAAAATGGGTTCAGTAGAATTGCAGGATTTGCTCAATAAAAAGAATGATACTATTCGTCATTTAGAAGCTAAGCTTAAAGTTAAAGATAATGAAATCGTGGAGCTCAAGTCCCAACTGGATAAATTCCAGAGTGTTATGCTGTTTGCAACAGGCGCTGCGGCAGGCAACAGCAAGGTTCGGGCTCGCAAGACCAGGGCTCAGGGCATCTCGGCCGAGCCCCAGACGCTGAAGACCGTTCAGGAGCTGGCCATCCTCGGCCAGACCACCTTCCCCGAGGTCCCCAAATCTTCAAGgtaa